A single region of the Phycisphaerae bacterium genome encodes:
- a CDS encoding tetratricopeptide repeat protein produces MIARRFLPAPTRMMVAGLLVLLSGTVSAHAQQPDGEEPPSAEQSSPQPEPLTDSAKLVQLNAGIAAYRAGSLDEARRILEGLVATDPNNTAGQYYLGLIFLKLGLSTTGNPDEARKLFESAQVRLRKVVEIADPAAFPFEAYLDLGIAQLGSQELTDEGMAISLRAAQTLQSYVDQEIGRDDRIGHFFLGVAYYRLSSQQRRLSGQNKSRDHRRAEAAFERAMILANRDLADGTFSQAEYADFETKIIYYRGLLAIFAQSNSEARGLLQNVVDRGAAGPKTKIIEFSEQLIRKIDDVMQSSPAPMTLDSPIGPLQIEGFVTVGNYYDTNVILLGQDTLLPRGIPHEEDYRFGLQTGVDVSRFLTKKRDNIIGESLFIGVGGSTSHFWQPHVKEFDLNIYGGRAYVNWEPVADLFVGMQYDYSYTKLGQEPFISSNRITPVVSKTWRRPGMSSNDANSELGRTDFFYTYDDRDYLDRIFDPRLDRDGNYHSVGFRQTFNLMQAKNIWRQYYADRGNGPRDFRDFERWMTFRFGYTYRNERTQGDEFDLWGNTVYGGIEIPLPRRLSFDFAAEYTWDEYTRPSLFDYRGFERSDFIQRYIFGLTYTLKDRGEVTTMESLSVKLRGSIELQYQDSSIWDRLSQDVYSFNRQIYGLELLISF; encoded by the coding sequence ATGATTGCCCGGCGATTCCTTCCCGCTCCCACACGGATGATGGTTGCAGGATTGTTGGTGCTACTCAGCGGGACGGTTTCCGCCCACGCACAACAGCCCGACGGCGAAGAACCGCCCTCGGCCGAGCAATCATCACCGCAGCCCGAACCGCTCACCGATTCAGCAAAACTGGTTCAGCTCAACGCCGGCATCGCAGCGTATCGCGCAGGCAGCCTCGATGAAGCTCGCAGGATTCTCGAAGGTCTCGTCGCGACCGACCCGAACAACACAGCCGGACAATATTATCTCGGCCTGATCTTTCTGAAGCTCGGCTTGTCGACAACAGGCAATCCCGATGAAGCGAGAAAGTTGTTTGAGTCCGCGCAGGTCCGGTTGCGCAAGGTTGTCGAAATCGCCGATCCGGCGGCATTCCCATTTGAGGCGTATCTGGATCTCGGAATCGCGCAACTCGGTTCTCAGGAACTTACCGATGAGGGCATGGCCATTTCGCTCCGTGCCGCCCAGACCCTGCAAAGTTATGTCGATCAGGAGATCGGCCGAGATGATCGAATCGGTCATTTTTTCCTTGGCGTTGCCTACTACCGGTTGTCGAGCCAGCAAAGGAGGCTGAGCGGACAGAACAAAAGCCGTGACCACCGTCGCGCTGAAGCCGCATTTGAACGGGCCATGATCCTTGCAAACCGGGATCTCGCTGACGGCACGTTTTCTCAGGCGGAATACGCCGATTTCGAAACCAAGATCATCTACTATCGCGGACTCCTGGCGATTTTCGCACAAAGCAACTCCGAAGCTCGGGGCCTCCTTCAGAACGTCGTTGATCGCGGCGCGGCCGGTCCGAAGACAAAGATCATCGAATTTTCCGAGCAGTTGATCAGGAAAATCGACGACGTGATGCAGAGTTCGCCGGCGCCAATGACGCTGGATTCCCCCATCGGACCACTTCAGATTGAGGGATTTGTCACCGTCGGAAACTACTACGATACGAATGTCATCCTGTTGGGCCAGGACACTCTCCTCCCCAGAGGGATTCCGCATGAAGAGGATTATCGCTTTGGATTGCAGACGGGCGTGGACGTCAGTCGGTTCCTGACGAAAAAACGCGATAACATCATCGGCGAGAGCCTTTTCATCGGCGTGGGCGGCTCCACGTCGCATTTCTGGCAACCCCACGTCAAAGAATTCGATCTGAATATTTACGGCGGTCGCGCCTATGTGAACTGGGAACCGGTCGCGGACCTGTTTGTAGGCATGCAGTACGACTACTCCTATACCAAACTGGGGCAGGAACCGTTCATCTCGAGTAATCGCATCACGCCGGTTGTGTCGAAAACGTGGCGCCGCCCCGGAATGTCATCGAACGATGCCAATTCCGAACTGGGACGGACGGACTTCTTTTATACCTATGACGATCGGGACTATCTCGATCGCATCTTCGACCCGCGACTCGATCGCGACGGTAACTATCACTCGGTCGGCTTCCGACAGACGTTTAATCTCATGCAGGCGAAGAACATCTGGCGACAGTACTACGCCGATCGCGGAAACGGCCCCCGCGACTTTCGCGATTTTGAACGCTGGATGACATTTCGATTCGGCTACACCTACCGCAACGAACGAACCCAGGGCGATGAATTTGATTTGTGGGGCAATACGGTCTACGGCGGCATCGAGATTCCATTGCCCCGCCGACTCTCGTTCGATTTTGCCGCGGAATACACGTGGGACGAATACACCCGTCCGAGTCTTTTCGACTACCGCGGATTCGAACGCAGCGACTTCATTCAACGCTACATCTTCGGTCTGACCTATACACTCAAGGATCGCGGCGAAGTTACAACCATGGAGTCGCTCAGCGTCAAATTGCGAGGGAGCATCGAGCTGCAATATCAGGACTCCAGCATCTGGGACCGGCTCAGCCAGGATGTCTATTCGTTCAACCGTCAGATCTACGGTCTCGAACTGCTTATCAGCTTTTAG